The proteins below are encoded in one region of Streptomyces sp. NBC_00490:
- a CDS encoding RNA polymerase sigma factor SigF — protein sequence MSPRVSAKHHPHDDAPDTAEAFRRLAALPPGPQHDTLRDRIIEAWLPMADRLAGRFRSRGESFDDLRQVAALGLVKAVDRYDPERGNAFESYAVPTITGEIKRHFRDHMWTLHVPRRVQELRNRVRFASQDLSQTIPGRRPTVAEIAAHANMSEEDVLVGLEALESFTALSLDAELPGSEDGYSLSDALGSADPALDTVVDREAVKPRLAALPERERAILYMRFFGDMTQSRIAEQLGISQMHVSRLISRCCGRVREQVMRDAA from the coding sequence ATGTCCCCCCGAGTGAGCGCGAAGCACCACCCGCACGACGACGCCCCCGACACCGCGGAAGCCTTCCGCAGGCTCGCCGCACTGCCCCCGGGCCCCCAGCACGACACCCTGCGCGACCGGATCATCGAGGCCTGGCTGCCCATGGCCGACCGGCTCGCGGGCCGCTTCCGCAGCCGCGGCGAGAGCTTCGACGACCTGCGCCAGGTCGCGGCCCTCGGCCTGGTCAAGGCCGTCGACCGGTACGACCCCGAACGCGGCAATGCCTTCGAGAGCTACGCCGTGCCGACCATCACCGGCGAGATCAAGCGGCACTTCCGCGACCACATGTGGACACTGCACGTGCCCCGGCGGGTCCAGGAGCTGCGCAACCGCGTGCGCTTCGCCTCCCAGGACCTGTCGCAGACCATCCCCGGGCGGCGGCCCACCGTCGCGGAGATCGCCGCGCACGCGAACATGAGCGAGGAGGACGTCCTCGTGGGGCTCGAGGCGCTGGAGAGCTTCACCGCGCTGTCGCTGGACGCGGAACTGCCGGGGAGCGAGGACGGGTACTCGCTGAGCGACGCTCTCGGGTCGGCGGATCCGGCGCTGGACACGGTGGTGGACCGGGAGGCCGTGAAGCCCCGGCTCGCCGCGTTGCCGGAACGGGAGCGGGCGATCCTGTACATGCGGTTCTTCGGCGACATGACGCAGTCGCGGATCGCCGAGCAGCTGGGGATCTCGCAGATGCATGTGTCGCGGCTGATCAGCCGGTGCTGCG